In Populus nigra chromosome 10, ddPopNigr1.1, whole genome shotgun sequence, the following proteins share a genomic window:
- the LOC133705373 gene encoding nuclear-pore anchor → MHIFITDDDLARHSNDASYVAAKADEFIRGLQSELENARAAADAASITAEQTCSLLEQKFLALSTEFSKLESQNAQLQSSLDDRLSELAQAQAQKHQLHLQSIGKDGEIERLTMEVSELHKSKRQLIELVEQKDLEISEKNATFNGYLDKIVNLTDRAANREARISELEAELARSQATCTRLLQEKELIERHNAWLNDELTAKVDTLMELRRRHADLEEDVSTKLADAERRFNESSSSSKRSMERVKELELKLTSVQEELCSSRDAAAANEERLSAELSTVNKLVELYKESSEEWSQKAGELEGVIKALETHLSQVENDYKERLEKEISARKQLEKEAGDLKDKLERCEADIESSRKTNELSLLPLNSYTTERWMDPLNNDDLADGNNMVVSKIPVGVSGTALAASLLRDGWSLAKMYAKYQEAVDALRHEQLGRKESEAVLQRVLCELEEKAGVILDERVEYERMVESYSVINQKLQHSFSEQANLEKTIQELKADLRRHERGYSFAQKEIVDLQKQVTVLLKECRDIQLRCGSSGHDQVDNSKAIAPIGMDVESDPENAILERLTFKDINGLVEQNVQLRSLVRNLSDQIEDRETVFKEKIEMELKKHTDEAASKVAAVLQRAEEQGHMIESLHTSVAMYKRLYEEEHKLRSSYSRSSDAAPVEEDGRRNRLLLLEDSQEATKKAQEKAAERLRSLEEDLAKSKSDIILLRSERDKMALDAKFARERLDSYMKEFEHQRNEMNGVLSRNVEFSQLIVDHQRKLRESSENLVASEELSRKLNMEVSVLKLEKEILSNAEKRACDEVRSLSERVYRLQATLDTIQSAEEAREEARAAEKRKQEEYVKKIEREWTEAKKELQQERDNVRALTSDREQTLKNAMRQIDDMGKELANTLHAVSAAETRAAVAETKLSELEKKMKVSDAKAASMNDSGISSSISATEVVTDLLMAKDEIQKLKEEARASKEHMLQYKSIAQVNETALKQMEDAHENFKKESEKLKESLENELLSLRGRMSELDSEFSKKSEEVASAAVGKAEAFASALAEITCLKEENCSKTSQIVALESQISALKEDLEKEHERWRAAQANYERQVILQSETIQELTKTSQALSLLQQEASDLRKLVDAQKSANDELKSKWEVEKSMIEESKNQAKKKYDELNEQNKLLHSRLEAIHIQLAEKDRNAAGISSGSNAPGLGSDAGLQNVVNYLRRSKEIAETEISLLKQEKLRLQSQLDGALKAAETAQASLHTERANSRTLLFSEEEIKSLQLQVRELTLLRESNMQLREENKHNFEECQKLREVAQNTKAQSDKLESLLRERQIEVEACKKEIEMGKAEKDNLEKRMSELLERCRNIDVEDYNRMKDDLRQMEEKLREKDAEMEGIKNLVSEQQEKILKLEQDLAKSESELNQRERRISDILQAEASLRSELEKQKKLSVQWKKKSEILSKEKEEFSKEKQALIKQIEDFKQGKRLLGNVTGEQVLKEKEEKEHRIQILEKTVERLREELKREREDLRTEKSKRQITEKAVLDSYKNVEQTKTKLEDKLELHKQVLKRVSDELEKLKHAEGNLPEGTSVVQLLSGTILDDLAATYISAIENFERVALSVSSELGAGVQSVENPLIPDASATVTPGQAVPSQATIVSPVAPHAHLPTKMAEEKERKVPVPKPNVETRKAGRKLVRPRLVRPEEPPSDVEMTEVDGSTSVAKLTPANESETQHNITLFSQPIARKRLASSSSDLNEQPLNQGETSSDVPPPVLKRPKGTDSVQEGSEGQVATPSETLVTLPVVEESAVTDLSQGEEEAVAEKEEVETSGEKAEPPKESEQLDDTTQVEPENETSEVAEEILDKPSESGMEIYDGSKDHATAEDNQQLPVEFENEREEGELVAEVEEGADMSNMAGSPETGEVLPDTTPVASPARIDDEAMVPVGMESGEINSPEMITDEKNDEGDIVEEIGEGSDKSNDGGDQIAVETDQSPEAASVAGERTTATANTEMDASKQASSSGAEAEEVRQVSPASNTSTVVNLAERARQRAMLRQGGGGAPAVLSPPSGRGRGRVLRGRIARGARGGRGGRSGRGQTPGQQG, encoded by the exons ATGCACATCTTCATCACCGACGATGACCTCGCGCGGCACTCAAACGACGCGTCGTATGTGGCCGCGAAGGCCGACGAGTTCATCAGAGGATTGCAGAGCGAACTCGAAAACGCGAGGGCAGCGGCCGACGCGGCGTCGATCACCGCGGAACAAACCTGTTCGCTTCTCGAACAGAAGTTCTTGGCTCTTTCTACCGAATTCTCGAAGCTCGAGTCTCAAAACGCACAGCTTCAGTCCTCTCTCGATGATCGCCTCTCAGAACTTGCTCAGGCACAGGCACAGAAGCATCAGCTTCACTTGCAATCT ATTGGAAAAGATGGGGAGATAGAAAGGTTGACGATGGAGGTTTCGGAATTGCACAAGTCGAAGAGGCAGTTGATTGAGTTAGTGGAGCAGAAGGATTTGGAGATTAGTGAGAAGAATGCTACTTTCAATGGTTATCTTGACAAGATT GTCAATTTGACTGATAGAGCAGCAAATAGGGAGGCTCGAATAAGCGAACTTGAGGCAGAGTTGGCCCGTTCTCAGGCTACTTGTACTCGTCTTTTGCAG GAAAAAGAACTTATTGAGAGGCATAATGCATGGCTAAATGATGAATTGACTGCCAAAGTTGACACTCTCATGGAGTTACGCCGAAGGCATGCTGATCTTGAGGAGGATGTATCTACCAAGCTTGCAGAT GCAGAGAGACGGTTCAATGAAAGCTCTAGTTCATCGAAGAGGAGCATGGAAAGGGTGAAGGAGTTAGAACTGAAATTGACATCCGTGCAGGAG GAATTATGCTCCTCTAGAGATGCTGCTGCAGCCAATGAAGAGCGATTGTCTGCTGAACTCTCAACT GTAAATAAGCTTGTTGAATTGTACAAAGAAAGCTCTGAGGAATGGTCTCAAAAGGCAGGAGAGCTCGAGGGTGTGATCAAAGCTCTAGAA ACACATTTGAGTCAAGTTGAAAATGACTACAAAGAGAGATTGGAGAAGGAAATATCTGCTCGAAAACAATTAGAGAAG GAGGCGGGGGATTTGAAAGACAAACTTGAAAGGTGCGAAGCTGATATTGAAAGTAGCAGGAAAACTAATGAACTGAGTCTTCTTCCTCTCAACAGTTACACTACAGAAAG ATGGATGGATCCGCTCAATAATGATGATCTTGCTGATGGTAACAACATGGTTGTCTCCAAGATCCCAGTTGGTGTTTCAGGAACTGCATTAGCAGCTTCTCTGCTCCGTGATGGTTGGAGT CTGGCTAAAATGTATGCAAAGTACCAAGAAGCGGTTGATGCTCTTCGCCATGAGCAATTGGGAAGGAAGGAATCTGAGGCAGTACTGCAACGG GTTTTGTGTGAACTAGAGGAGAAAGCAGGTGTAATTTTGGATGAAAGAG TTGAATATGAGAGAATGGTAGAATCATACTCTGTCATCAACCAAAAATTGCAGCACTCATTTTCTGAACAGGCAAACCTAGAGAAAACAATCCAAGAATTAAAG GCAGATTTGAGGAGGCATGAACGTGGTTACAGTTTTGCCCAAAAGGAAATTGTTGATCTTCAGAAACAG GTGACAGTTCTTCTAAAGGAATGTCGTGATATACAACTTCGGTGTGGATCTTCTGGgcatgaccaagttgataataGTAAAGCAATTGCTCCTATCGGAATGGACGTAGAGTCTGATCCTGAAAATGCAATCTTGGAACGCCTT ACCTTCAAGGATATAAATGGGTTAGTTGAGCAGAATGTTCAGCTCAGGAGCCTTGTGCGTAATCTTTCAGATCAGATTGAAGATAGGGAGACGGTGTTCAAG GAGAAAATTGAAATGGAACTCAAAAAACACACTGATGAAGCTGCCTCCAAAGTTGCTGCTGTGTTACAAAGAGCTGAAGAGCAGGGTCACATGATTGAATCACTCCACACTTCT GTTGCAATGTACAAAAGGTTGTATGAAGAGGAACACAAACTTCGCTCATCTTATTCCCGCTCTTCAGATGCAGCTCCAG TTGAAGAGGATGGAAGAAGGAACCGTTTACTTCTGCTTGAAGATTCTCAG GAAGCTACTAAGAAGGCCCAGGAAAAGGCTGCTGAGCGATTAAGATCTCTTGAGGAAGATTTGGCGAAATCTAA GAGTGATATTATATTACTACGATCAGAACGTGACAAGATGGCTCTGGATGCTAAATTCGCTAGAGAAAGACTTGATAGTTATATGAAAGAATTTGAACATCAG AGAAATGAAATGAATGGTGTTTTATCAAGAAATGTGGAGTTTTCACAGTTGATAGTTGACCATCAAAGAAAGTTGCGTGAAAGTTCAGAAAATTTGGTTGCATCTGAGGAACTTTCTCGGAAGTTAAATATGGAG GTGTCTGTTCTAAAGCTTGAAAAGgagattttgtcaaatgctGAAAAGAGAGCATGTGATGAAGTTCGTAGTTTGTCGGAGAGGGTTTATCGCCTTCAG GCTACTTTGGACACTATTCAGAGTGCCGAGGAGGCTCGTGAG GAAGCAAGAGCTGCTGAGAAGAGGAAACAAGAGgagtatgtaaaaaaaattgag AGGGAATGGACTGAGGCCAAGAAAGAGCTGCAACAGGAGCGGGACAATGTTAGAGCTCTCACATCTGACCGTGAACAGACGTTGAAGAATGCCATGAGGCAAATTGATGACATGGGGAAGGAATTGGCTAATACGTTGCATGCTGTTTCTGCTGCTGAAACTAGGGCTGCTGTTGCTGAG ACCAAACTCTCCGAgctggagaagaagatgaaagttTCGGATGCTAAG GCTGCCAGTATGAATGACAGTGGCATATCTTCTTCTATTTCGGCTACTGAG GTTGTTACGGATTTGCTTATGGCAAAGGACgagatacaaaaattaaaagaggaaGCTCGGGCTAGCAAGGAGCACATGCTACAG TATAAGAGTATAGCACAGGTGAATGAAACTGCTCTAAAGCAAATGGAAGATGCCCATGAAAACTTCAAGAAAGAG TCAGAGAAGTTAAAGGAATCACTAGAAAATGAACTTCTTTCTCTGCGGGGGAGGATGTCAGAACTCGACAGCGAATTTAGTAAGAAGTCTGAAGAGGTGGCCTCTGCGGCTGTAGGAAAAGCTGAGGCTTTTGCTTCTGCTTTGGCAGAAATTACCTGTTTGAAGGAAGAAAACTGTAGTAAAAC CTCTCAAATTGTAGCGTTGGAATCTCAAATTTCTGCTTTGAAAGAGGATTTGGAAAAGGAGCATGAACGTTGGCGTGCTGCTCAAGCCAATTATGAAAGACAG gttattCTACAATCTGAGACAATTCAGGAGTTGACAAAGACATCACAAGCTTTATCCTTGCTACAACAAGAAGCATCTGACCTTCGTAAATTGGTGGATGCACAGAAAAGTGCAAAT GACGAGCTTAAGTCTAAGTGGGAGGTAGAGAAATCAAtgattgaagaatcaaaaaatcaagcaaagaaGAAATATGATGAACTGAACGAACAG AACAAATTGCTGCATAGCCGGCTTGAGGCTATTCACATTCAATTGGCTGAGAAGGATCGAAATGCTGCTGGAATTTCTTCTGGAAGCAATGCTCCAGGATTAGGCAGCGATGCTGGGTTGCAGAATGTTGTTAACTATCTTCGAAGGTCAAAGGAAATA GCAGAAACAGAGATTTCTTTGCTAAAACAGGAAAAGCTTCGACTGCAATCACAA CTTGATGGTGCTCTGAAGGCTGCAGAAACTGCCCAGGCTTCCCTTCATACTGAGCGTGCAAATTCAAGGACATTATTGTTCTCAGAGGAAGAGATAAAATCCCTTCAACTTCAG GTTAGAGAATTGACCTTGCTTCGTGAAAGCAACATGCAATTGAGAGAGGAAAACAAGCACAACTTTGAGGAATGCCAG AAATTGCGTGAAGTAGCACAAAATACTAAAGCACAGTCTGACAAGCTAGAATCTCTATTGAGGGAGAGGCAAATTGAGGTTGAAGCTTGTAAGAAGGAAATTGAAATGGGCAAGGCGGAGAAAGAtaacttagaaaagagaatgTCCGAG ctactTGAGAGATGTAGAAATATTGACGTGGAAGATTACAATAGGATGAAGGATGATCTTCGACAGATGGAG gaaaaattgagagagaagGATGCTGAGATGGAGGGAATTAAGAATCTTGTATCCGAACAGCAGGAAAAAATACTGAAATTGGAGCAAGACCTTGCCAAGAGTGAATCAGAATTGAACCAAAGAGAGAGAAGGATAAGTGACATTTTGCAAGCAGAG GCTAGTCTCAGATCTGAGCTGGAGAAGCAGAAGAAGCTGTCTGTTCAGTGGAAG AAAAAATCTGAAATCTTATCAAAGGAGAAGGAAGAATTTAGCAAAGAAAAACAAGCACTCATCAAACAGATTGAGGACTTCAAACAAG GTAAAAGATTGCTGGGAAATGTTACTGGCGAGCAGGTCTTGAAggaaaaggaggaaaaagaacACAGAATACAG ATTCTGGAGAAAACTGTCGAGAGGCTAAGAGAGGAGTTGAAAAGGGAGAGAGAGGATCTTCGGACCGAGAAATCAAAGCGTCAGATTACAGAGAAGGCTGTTTTAGATTCCTACAAAAATGTTGAGCAG ACGAAGACAAAGTTGGAGGATAAACTTGAGTTGCATAAGCAGGTTCTGAAGCGCGTATCAGATGAACTGGAAAAGCTTAAGCATGCAGAAGGCAATCTTCCAgag GGCACCTCTGTGGTTCAGCTTCTTTCTGGGACCATCTTGGATGATCTAGCTGCCACCTATATATCAGCTATCGAGAACTTTGAAAGGGTAGCACTTTCTGTTTCGTCTGAACTTGGAGCTGGTGTCCAATCAGTGGAGAATCCTTTGATTCCAGATGCTTCTGCCACTGTTACTCCTG GTCAGGCAGTTCCTTCTCAGGCTACCATCGTTTCCCCAGTAGCTCCCCATGCTCACTTACCTACTAAAATGGCCgaagagaaggagagaaaagTTCCTGTACCCAAACCCAATGTTGAAACTCGTAAGGCAGGGAGGAAGCTGGTAAGACCCCGGCTTGTTAGACCTGAAGAGCCTCCAAGCGATGTTGAGATGACAGAGGTGGATGGATCTACTAGTGTGGCAAAGCTTACACCCGCTAACGAGTCTGAAACTCAACACAATATCACACTATTTTCTCAGCCAATAGCCCGCAAGCGCCTTGCTTCATCTAGTTCTGACTTGAACGAGCAGCCCCTTAATCAAGGAGAGACTAGCTCTGATGTTCCACCACCTGTTTTGAAGAGACCAAAAGGTACTGATTCCGTGCAAGAAGGTAGTGAAGGACAAGTTGCCACTCCATCAGAGACTCTGGTGACTCTTCCGGTGGTGGAAGAATCAGCTGTCACTGATTTGTCTCAAGGTGAAGAGGAAGCTGTTGCAGAAAAGGAAGAGGTTGAGACTTCCGGAGAGAAAGCAGAACCTCCAAAAGAATCTGAACAATTAGATGACACAACTCAAGTTGAACCAGAGAATGAGACAAGCGAAGTTGCTGAAGAAATTTTGGATAAACCAAGTGAAAGTGGAATGGAAATTTATGATGGTTCAAAGGATCATGCTACTGCAGAAGACAACCAACAATTACCTGTGGAGTTTGAAAATGAGAGGGAAGAGGGGGAACTAGTTGCAGAAGTCGAGGAAGGCGCTGATATGTCAAACATGGCAGGGAGCCCGGAAACTGGGGAAGTTCTTCCTGACACTACTCCTGTGGCTTCGCCAGCTAGGATTGATGATGAAGCTATGGTTCCTGTGGGAATGGAGTCAGGTGAGATTAATTCTCCTGAGATGATCACTGATGAGAAGAATGATGAGGGTGATATAGTTGAAGAAATTGGCGAAGGTTCCGACAAGTCAAATGATGGTGGTGACCAGATAGCTGTGGAGACTGATCAGAGTCCTGAGGCTGCTTCAGTCGCTGGAGAGAGAACAACAGCTACTGCCAATACAGAAATGGATGCATCAAAACAAGCTAGTTCCAGTGGAGCAGAGGCAGAAGAGGTTAGACAGGTATCACCTGCAAGTAACACCTCTACTGTTGTGAATTTAGCAGAGCGAGCTAGGCAGAGGGCAATGCTGAGACAGGGTGGAGGTGGAGCTCCTGCAGTACTTTCTCCTCCAAGCGGTAGAGGCCGTGGAAGAGTTCTACGTGGTCGAATAGCACGTGGTGCACGTGGTGGGCGTGGTGGGCGAAGTGGACGTGGACAAACTCCTGGTCAACAGGGTTAA